The Gemmatimonadaceae bacterium genomic interval CTCACGCAATTCGAAACGCAGTATCTGACGTGGCTGGTCGAGCGGGCCGGAGGCAACCTGTCCGAAGCGGCGCGCATCGCCGGTGTGGACCGCACCACCCTGTATCGGGTCATGGAACGCCACGGTTGGCAGCGCCCGACAC includes:
- a CDS encoding helix-turn-helix domain-containing protein, giving the protein LTQFETQYLTWLVERAGGNLSEAARIAGVDRTTLYRVMERHGWQRPTPASGWTPVRSQFAVPDEVGERAAYD